A genomic stretch from Verrucomicrobiota bacterium includes:
- a CDS encoding DUF1926 domain-containing protein: MNTINFLFGIHNHQPVGNFDGVFRQAYEECYAPLLERLERHPSIRCALHHSGPLIEWIESNEPAYIDRLGELVERGQVEIMSGGFYEPILTVIPRDDALGQIAMMNDWVEARFGHRPRGLWCAERIWEPQLAGLLAEAGIDYTVIDESHFTYSGLTARDMFGYYVTEDNGAIVRVFPIDKTLRYSIPFKMPEVTIDYLRGVADESETKAVTLGDDGEKFGVWPGTHKWVYTDGYLDNLFGALEANADWIKMPTFGEYIDDVAPMGRVYLPTASYEEMMEWSLPVESQQGYERFIARLKADGLYDGNKPYIRGGFWRNFMARYSESNLMNKKMLRVSRKVAEAQAAGTVVADGEALRDLYRSQCNCPYWHGLFGGLYLNYLRHAVYERMLSAESMVEAKAIEDGTLFNVELSDHDADGVDEVIVENPVINAIVSPHYGGAILELDYRPKKFNLTNVLTRRIEAYHAKIVAGIKPETSDGQPKSAHDIVKVKEQGLEAYLVNDPYDRRLFLDHFLGRDVTLDDFARADYDEDGDFVAQPYECLAAEQSGETINVQLARTAVVRSGEEWIPVRIEKEYAFGRGGAFTLTYTITNLGDRKIEVWFASEGNIGLLAGYADDRRYVVPGVKLEDSRPVSRGELDGVGEVRLEDDWSGVRLAFNLEPACGFWRLPIETVSQSEDGFERNYQASSLLFHWKLDLDPGAPERVTVRTNASHASG; encoded by the coding sequence ATGAACACGATCAACTTTCTGTTCGGCATACACAACCACCAGCCTGTCGGCAACTTCGACGGGGTGTTCCGGCAGGCGTACGAGGAGTGCTACGCGCCGCTGCTCGAGCGGCTCGAGCGGCACCCGTCCATACGATGCGCGCTCCATCATTCGGGGCCCCTGATCGAGTGGATCGAGTCGAACGAACCGGCCTACATTGACAGGCTCGGCGAGCTCGTCGAGCGCGGGCAGGTCGAGATTATGTCGGGCGGCTTCTACGAGCCGATCCTGACGGTGATCCCGCGCGACGACGCCCTCGGCCAGATCGCCATGATGAACGACTGGGTCGAGGCGCGCTTCGGGCACAGGCCACGAGGTCTGTGGTGCGCCGAGCGGATCTGGGAACCGCAGCTTGCCGGCCTGCTCGCCGAGGCGGGCATAGACTACACGGTCATTGACGAGTCGCACTTCACATACTCGGGCCTCACGGCGCGCGACATGTTCGGCTACTATGTCACGGAGGACAACGGCGCCATCGTGCGCGTCTTCCCGATCGACAAGACGCTGCGCTACTCGATCCCCTTCAAGATGCCCGAGGTGACCATTGACTACCTGCGCGGCGTCGCTGACGAGTCGGAGACGAAGGCGGTCACCCTCGGCGACGATGGCGAGAAGTTCGGCGTCTGGCCCGGCACGCACAAGTGGGTCTACACCGACGGCTACCTCGACAACCTGTTCGGCGCACTCGAAGCGAACGCCGACTGGATCAAGATGCCCACTTTCGGCGAGTACATTGACGACGTGGCGCCGATGGGCCGCGTCTACCTCCCCACCGCTTCGTACGAAGAGATGATGGAGTGGTCGCTGCCCGTCGAGTCGCAGCAAGGCTACGAGCGCTTCATCGCGCGACTCAAGGCCGACGGACTCTACGACGGGAACAAACCGTACATCCGCGGCGGGTTCTGGCGCAACTTCATGGCGCGCTACTCCGAGAGCAACCTGATGAACAAGAAGATGCTCCGCGTCAGTCGTAAGGTAGCGGAGGCGCAAGCCGCCGGCACGGTGGTTGCTGACGGTGAGGCGCTGCGCGATCTGTACCGCAGCCAGTGCAATTGCCCATACTGGCACGGCCTGTTCGGCGGTCTTTACCTCAACTACCTGCGCCACGCCGTCTACGAGCGCATGCTGAGCGCCGAGAGCATGGTCGAAGCCAAGGCGATCGAGGACGGCACGCTCTTCAACGTCGAGCTGAGCGACCACGATGCCGATGGCGTGGACGAGGTCATCGTCGAGAACCCGGTCATCAACGCGATCGTCTCGCCCCACTATGGCGGCGCGATCCTCGAGCTGGACTACCGCCCCAAGAAGTTCAACCTGACCAACGTCCTCACGCGCCGCATCGAAGCGTACCACGCCAAAATTGTCGCCGGCATCAAGCCCGAGACCAGCGACGGACAGCCCAAGTCGGCGCACGACATTGTCAAGGTCAAGGAACAGGGCCTCGAAGCCTACCTCGTTAACGACCCCTACGACCGGCGTCTCTTCCTCGACCACTTCCTCGGCCGCGACGTGACGCTCGACGATTTCGCCCGCGCCGACTATGACGAGGATGGCGACTTCGTCGCCCAGCCGTACGAGTGCCTGGCCGCCGAGCAGAGCGGCGAGACGATCAACGTGCAGCTCGCGCGCACGGCCGTCGTCCGCTCCGGCGAGGAATGGATCCCGGTCCGCATCGAGAAGGAGTACGCCTTCGGACGAGGCGGCGCGTTCACGCTCACATACACGATCACCAACCTCGGCGACCGCAAGATCGAAGTCTGGTTCGCGTCCGAGGGCAACATCGGCTTGCTCGCCGGTTACGCCGATGACCGCCGTTACGTCGTGCCCGGTGTAAAGCTTGAGGACTCACGTCCCGTCAGCCGCGGCGAGCTCGACGGGGTAGGCGAGGTGCGGCTGGAAGACGACTGGAGCGGCGTGCGCCTCGCGTTCAACCTCGAGCCCGCGTGCGGCTTCTGGCGGTTGCCCATCGAGACCGTCTCGCAATCCGAAGACGGCTTCGAGCGCAACTACCAAGCCTCCTCGCTCCTCTTCCACTGGAAGCTCGACCTCGACCCCGGTGCACCCGAGCGCGTCACCGTCAGGACCAACGCGAGCCATGCGAGCGGGTGA
- a CDS encoding glycine zipper 2TM domain-containing protein: MATMMVATLLGCTPREEGAAGGAVMGALLGAVVGNQTGDSREGAAIGAVAGTIVGYHIGKAQEGSQSRVVADRLSVDCPYCSYNMGLPSSAGPGDIIECPNCHNEFVLRAH; the protein is encoded by the coding sequence ATGGCCACGATGATGGTCGCCACCCTGCTCGGCTGCACGCCTCGAGAGGAAGGCGCGGCCGGTGGTGCTGTGATGGGCGCGCTGCTCGGCGCTGTCGTGGGCAACCAGACGGGTGACTCCCGCGAAGGCGCCGCCATCGGTGCGGTGGCCGGTACAATCGTCGGCTACCACATCGGCAAGGCCCAGGAGGGCAGCCAGAGTCGCGTGGTGGCCGACCGGCTGTCGGTTGACTGCCCGTATTGCAGCTATAACATGGGACTGCCGTCGAGCGCGGGCCCTGGCGACATCATCGAGTGCCCGAACTGCCACAACGAGTTTGTGCTGCGGGCCCACTGA